One Spirochaeta africana DSM 8902 genomic window carries:
- a CDS encoding 1-acyl-sn-glycerol-3-phosphate acyltransferase, producing MQHAARKGQSSHDQESLRAARSAAKRLLNRAARFGLRMQALLARLFLPLLYPTYHILLRFVLGYSMPGYRKVRADIRKAVGRKRRPLLICPNHLTMIDSIILMWALTPWWRTFWDLRFFSWNTPEKTNFAHIPVLRFFTYIGKCIEVVRRAPREETQKLLAKLKLLLASGQSLMIFPEGKRSRTGRVDTEDYAYGVGKLIQDLYQMGAEPEVLCLYLRGEHQDSYSTIPVRGERFHLSFRLIQPHSEQDGLRAHRDISRQIITQLTEMEDEYFAAATETGQ from the coding sequence ATGCAGCACGCAGCACGGAAGGGGCAGTCGTCACACGACCAGGAGTCGCTGCGCGCGGCCCGGTCGGCCGCAAAGCGTTTGCTGAACCGGGCTGCCCGGTTCGGTCTACGCATGCAGGCCCTGCTGGCGCGCCTCTTCCTGCCGCTGCTGTACCCTACCTATCATATTCTGTTGCGGTTTGTGCTGGGCTATTCCATGCCCGGCTACCGCAAGGTGCGGGCCGACATCCGCAAGGCTGTCGGCCGCAAGCGCCGCCCGCTGCTGATCTGCCCGAATCACCTTACCATGATCGACTCGATCATCCTGATGTGGGCATTGACCCCGTGGTGGCGCACCTTCTGGGATCTGCGGTTCTTCTCCTGGAACACCCCCGAAAAAACCAACTTCGCCCATATCCCGGTACTGCGATTCTTTACCTACATCGGCAAGTGCATCGAGGTCGTTCGGCGCGCCCCGCGCGAGGAAACCCAGAAACTGCTGGCCAAGCTCAAACTGCTGTTGGCCAGCGGACAGAGCCTGATGATCTTCCCCGAAGGCAAGCGCAGCCGTACCGGCCGGGTAGATACCGAGGATTATGCCTACGGGGTGGGCAAGCTGATCCAGGATCTGTACCAGATGGGGGCCGAACCCGAAGTTCTGTGCCTCTACCTGCGCGGTGAGCACCAGGACAGCTACAGCACCATACCGGTCCGCGGCGAACGTTTTCATCTGAGCTTTCGCCTGATCCAGCCCCATTCGGAACAGGATGGGCTGCGCGCGCATCGTGACATCTCCCGGCAGATCATTACCCAGCTGACCGAGATGGAGGACGAGTACTTTGCTGCTGCCACTGAGACTGGGCAATGA
- a CDS encoding 4'-phosphopantetheinyl transferase superfamily protein has protein sequence MLLPLRLGNDVVAWNSREAQEHQPGSRRAQRFLQRILHPAELPLFHQLSADWQDENRQADGRWGERAQARLVDSLPGERAQAEFEQAQARLAERRCTPLPQSEPDPCLPSLSWHQALWCIWAAKEAAFKAAAKIIPDLPFSPSAILVQMLPTGAAAARTWYEQPGGDSIPVKDSACRQLRPLASGWAMVRGQWFAIQWEADAEAVHAVAVGPYLRPDASAEAGVQGAATEAGLPGAGAAPAATTPAAATPAVVAADWAPTALPGSAPAGPIRVLHAVAGHDEVLLPDHEGATAARASAAVRRLAGQLLQHVPGLQQLQLEIRRHPLPSGILSAPRVYPQHNAENQPLQSVDISLSHDGPWAAAAVLY, from the coding sequence TTGCTGCTGCCACTGAGACTGGGCAATGATGTAGTCGCCTGGAACAGCCGCGAGGCGCAGGAACACCAGCCCGGCAGCCGCCGCGCCCAGCGATTCCTGCAGCGGATTCTGCACCCGGCCGAGTTGCCGCTTTTTCACCAGCTCTCTGCCGATTGGCAGGATGAGAACCGGCAGGCTGATGGTCGGTGGGGCGAGCGTGCGCAGGCGCGGCTGGTTGATAGTCTGCCTGGCGAGCGTGCGCAGGCCGAGTTCGAGCAGGCGCAGGCGCGGCTGGCCGAGCGCCGGTGCACCCCCCTTCCCCAATCAGAACCCGATCCCTGCCTGCCGAGCCTGTCCTGGCATCAGGCCCTGTGGTGTATCTGGGCCGCCAAGGAGGCTGCATTCAAGGCTGCCGCCAAGATTATTCCCGACCTGCCCTTTTCCCCCTCCGCTATCCTGGTTCAGATGCTGCCGACAGGTGCCGCTGCTGCCAGGACGTGGTACGAACAGCCCGGTGGCGATAGTATCCCGGTAAAGGATTCCGCCTGCCGGCAGCTGCGGCCACTGGCATCGGGATGGGCTATGGTGCGCGGTCAATGGTTTGCGATCCAGTGGGAGGCCGATGCGGAAGCGGTGCATGCGGTAGCGGTCGGGCCGTATCTGCGTCCGGACGCATCGGCAGAAGCGGGCGTGCAGGGAGCGGCGACAGAAGCGGGGCTGCCGGGAGCAGGGGCGGCCCCGGCGGCGACGACACCAGCGGCGGCCACACCAGCGGTGGTTGCTGCCGATTGGGCGCCGACCGCACTGCCCGGATCGGCCCCGGCGGGGCCGATCCGGGTGCTGCATGCGGTTGCCGGACACGACGAGGTGCTGCTGCCGGATCATGAGGGGGCGACGGCCGCGCGGGCCTCGGCTGCGGTGCGTCGCCTGGCTGGCCAGCTGTTACAACACGTACCGGGTCTGCAGCAGCTGCAGCTGGAGATTCGCCGGCATCCTCTGCCTTCGGGGATTCTGAGCGCTCCACGGGTGTACCCACAGCACAATGCAGAAAACCAACCCTTGCAATCGGTCGATATCAGCCTGAGCCACGACGGCCCGTGGGCGGCTGCCGCGGTGCTGTACTGA
- the metE gene encoding 5-methyltetrahydropteroyltriglutamate--homocysteine S-methyltransferase — translation MPKTHTLGLPRIGERRELKKALESYWNGMINRNQLREVGLEMQRLSLRYQRELDIVTVGDFSYYDRMLDTALLFDAVPQRFRGLGLYDRLNLGFALARGATHSDGDVEPLAMRKWFNTNYHYIVPELDSRCSFRLFPEDVRGQIRTARRELGPDTPLKYALIGPATFLYLSSLRETGGTGSAAGAACCAGDACGAAGQAGALELLPRLTTVYAELLGLLAQEGVAWVQLEEPILVLDSLSPEWLQGIEVSYRELQEIPQAPKTLLATYFEFANENLELIARLPVDAVHLDLVGSGWGQQVTAGAKPQTTQGSAINLDLSRLNGLPQQLSLGVLDGRGVWKADLDALLEQLRLFAHRRELLLAPSCSLLHLPYSLESEHGLVPEPLLAGLAFAREKLAELVLLRQALCAGDDAGFTPTGETQQALAEHRACRARCREYQEQQGCNAAPAQTAPARSPYARRAKLQHEKLQLPLLPSTTIGSFPQTPELRRVRRAFRRGEITGTAYTATIREEIARTIKEQEEIGLDVLVHGEPERNDMVEYFAGHLDGFAETGFGWVQSYGSRCVKPAIIWCDITRPEPITLEWIGYAQSCTDRPVKGMLTGPVTMVKWSFPRVDIPVRDQVFQTAAALAQEVRDLEAQGTSIIQIDEAAFKEAQPLKRLDWPGYAEWASAAFRRCSAGVQDSTQIHTHMCYSDFSTLLDAVAAMDADVLTIETSRSEMALLESLHQEAGLHELGPGVYDIHSPLIPSTEQLARRIRIALGHLPPERLWINPDCGLKTRRWDEVRAALRNMQQAAELVRAELQSGERTA, via the coding sequence ATGCCGAAGACACATACATTAGGGCTGCCGCGGATCGGAGAGCGGCGTGAACTCAAGAAGGCCCTGGAGTCCTACTGGAACGGAATGATAAACCGCAATCAGCTGCGCGAGGTCGGCCTGGAGATGCAGCGGCTGAGTTTGCGCTATCAGCGCGAGCTGGATATCGTCACGGTCGGGGATTTCTCGTACTACGACCGGATGCTGGATACTGCCCTGCTGTTCGATGCTGTGCCGCAGCGATTTCGCGGCCTGGGTCTGTACGATCGCCTGAACCTGGGGTTCGCACTGGCGCGCGGGGCGACCCACAGCGATGGAGATGTCGAGCCGCTGGCCATGCGCAAGTGGTTCAATACCAACTACCACTACATTGTGCCCGAGCTGGACAGTCGCTGCAGCTTTCGTCTGTTCCCGGAGGATGTTCGCGGGCAGATACGAACCGCGCGCCGCGAGCTGGGGCCGGATACCCCGCTGAAGTATGCCCTGATCGGACCGGCTACCTTTCTGTATCTGAGTTCACTGCGAGAGACCGGCGGAACAGGCAGTGCCGCGGGTGCAGCCTGCTGCGCGGGGGATGCCTGCGGGGCAGCCGGGCAGGCAGGGGCTCTTGAACTGCTGCCCCGGCTGACAACGGTGTATGCCGAGCTGCTTGGGCTGCTGGCTCAGGAGGGGGTTGCCTGGGTGCAGCTGGAGGAGCCGATACTGGTGCTGGACAGCCTGAGCCCTGAGTGGTTGCAGGGGATTGAGGTTTCCTACCGTGAGCTGCAGGAGATCCCGCAGGCCCCAAAAACCCTGCTGGCCACCTATTTCGAGTTTGCCAACGAGAATCTCGAGCTGATTGCGCGCCTGCCGGTCGATGCCGTGCATCTGGATCTGGTTGGCAGCGGCTGGGGTCAGCAGGTCACAGCGGGAGCAAAACCGCAGACCACGCAGGGTTCGGCGATCAACCTGGATCTGTCCCGGCTGAACGGGCTGCCGCAGCAGTTGTCGCTGGGGGTGCTCGATGGGAGGGGGGTCTGGAAAGCGGACCTTGATGCCCTGCTGGAGCAATTGCGACTTTTCGCCCACCGGAGGGAGTTGTTGCTAGCACCCTCCTGCTCGCTGCTGCATCTGCCGTACAGCCTGGAATCCGAACACGGCCTGGTGCCCGAGCCGCTGCTGGCAGGGCTGGCCTTTGCCCGGGAAAAGCTGGCTGAACTGGTTCTGCTGCGACAGGCACTTTGTGCCGGAGATGACGCGGGTTTTACCCCGACCGGGGAGACACAGCAGGCCCTGGCCGAGCATCGTGCCTGCCGGGCGCGCTGCCGGGAGTATCAGGAACAGCAGGGCTGCAACGCTGCACCGGCACAGACAGCCCCCGCCAGGTCGCCCTATGCACGGCGCGCCAAGCTGCAGCATGAAAAACTGCAGCTACCGCTGCTGCCGTCAACCACTATCGGCTCCTTTCCCCAAACCCCGGAGTTGCGTCGTGTGCGACGGGCATTTCGCCGTGGTGAGATTACCGGGACTGCCTACACCGCGACGATACGGGAAGAGATTGCCCGTACCATCAAGGAACAGGAGGAGATTGGTCTGGATGTGCTGGTGCATGGTGAACCGGAGCGCAACGACATGGTGGAGTATTTTGCCGGGCATCTGGACGGATTTGCCGAAACCGGGTTTGGCTGGGTACAGTCCTACGGCAGTCGCTGTGTAAAGCCGGCCATTATCTGGTGCGATATTACCCGCCCCGAACCGATCACCCTTGAATGGATCGGCTATGCCCAGTCCTGTACGGATCGCCCGGTCAAGGGAATGCTTACCGGGCCGGTCACCATGGTGAAATGGTCTTTTCCTCGCGTGGATATCCCGGTGAGAGACCAGGTCTTCCAGACAGCGGCAGCCCTGGCACAGGAGGTGCGGGACCTCGAGGCACAGGGAACCTCGATCATCCAGATTGATGAGGCCGCCTTCAAGGAGGCGCAGCCGCTCAAGCGGCTGGATTGGCCCGGGTATGCCGAGTGGGCCAGTGCCGCATTTCGCCGCTGCTCAGCCGGGGTGCAGGATTCCACCCAGATACATACCCATATGTGCTACTCGGATTTCTCCACCCTGCTGGATGCCGTTGCCGCAATGGATGCGGATGTCCTGACTATTGAAACCAGCCGCTCCGAGATGGCGTTGCTGGAAAGTCTGCACCAGGAGGCCGGGCTGCATGAGTTGGGACCCGGGGTATACGACATTCACAGCCCGTTGATCCCCTCGACCGAGCAGTTGGCGCGGCGGATCCGCATCGCCCTGGGGCATCTGCCGCCCGAGCGGTTGTGGATCAATCCCGACTGCGGGCTGAAAACCCGCCGCTGGGACGAGGTGCGGGCGGCGCTGCGGAATATGCAGCAGGCAGCAGAGCTGGTACGAGCAGAGCTGCAGTCCGGAGAACGTACGGCATAG
- a CDS encoding LysR family transcriptional regulator, which yields MLERVHLEIIDALDRTGSLTRAADQLNLTQPALTHSIRKLEGLTGATLWQREGRTLRLTQAGQHLLRSARQLLPGLQETEATLQAYGTGKRGRLRLGVECHPCFEWLVGIINGFLQAWEDVELDVTRQFQFDGLQALQERAIDLLVTPDHIPRDGLRYQSIHRYELQLLTAADHPLAGRPHIQPQDLAAETLLTYPIAAERLDVYTRFLNPAGIQPRERKIVETIEIMVQLAAAGRGVSTFPDWLIQRHARTSPVTGIRLGSSGIQKELYLVCREEDREIPYIQDFLERSRA from the coding sequence ATGCTGGAACGCGTGCACCTTGAGATTATCGATGCCCTGGATCGGACCGGCTCACTCACCCGGGCTGCCGATCAGCTCAACCTGACCCAGCCGGCCCTGACCCACAGTATCCGCAAGCTCGAAGGCCTGACCGGGGCAACCCTCTGGCAGCGCGAAGGCCGCACACTGCGCCTGACCCAGGCCGGGCAGCACCTGCTGCGCTCTGCCCGGCAACTCCTGCCCGGGCTGCAGGAAACCGAGGCCACCCTGCAGGCCTACGGCACCGGCAAGCGCGGCCGCCTGCGACTGGGGGTTGAGTGTCATCCCTGCTTTGAGTGGCTGGTCGGCATTATCAACGGATTTCTGCAGGCCTGGGAGGATGTCGAGCTGGATGTTACCCGGCAGTTCCAGTTCGACGGGCTGCAGGCCCTGCAGGAACGGGCTATCGACCTGCTGGTGACCCCGGATCATATTCCGCGGGATGGTCTCCGCTACCAGTCAATACACCGCTACGAGCTGCAGCTGCTGACTGCCGCCGACCATCCCCTGGCCGGGCGCCCCCACATCCAGCCGCAGGACCTCGCCGCCGAAACCCTGCTGACCTACCCCATCGCCGCCGAACGTCTGGATGTGTATACGCGCTTTCTGAATCCGGCCGGTATCCAGCCCCGTGAGCGCAAGATCGTGGAAACCATCGAGATCATGGTGCAGCTTGCCGCCGCCGGCCGCGGGGTCAGCACCTTCCCGGACTGGCTCATCCAGCGGCATGCCCGAACCAGCCCGGTCACCGGCATCCGACTGGGATCATCGGGAATTCAGAAAGAGCTGTATCTGGTGTGCCGCGAGGAAGATCGCGAGATCCCGTATATCCAGGACTTTCTCGAACGCTCACGTGCGTAA
- a CDS encoding L-lactate dehydrogenase: MIKNKIAIIGAGSVGATIAYNLSNRGLANEMVLVDVNREKAEAEVLDITHGMPLGSTANIYAAGYEACGDAEIAIITAGAKQRPDESRVQLMDRNVGIMRSMVGDLMASGFGGVILVVTNPVDVLTFVAYRESGLPAHQVIGSGTVIDSARLRTFLSRSCSINPQNVHGYVIGEHGDTSFPAWSNVTFGGVGVQEFCQDCDAGCGDDELRRQATEYVRQAAQTIIKAKGSTYYAVAQAVAIITQAVLRDERRILPITAVMSGFEDFREVAFSYPHFVGKNGIATDAGINGRLRYELTAEEQEQLRTSIRYIIGNTEQAGY, from the coding sequence ATGATCAAGAACAAGATTGCTATTATCGGGGCCGGATCGGTCGGGGCCACGATTGCATATAATCTTTCGAATCGCGGTCTGGCCAATGAGATGGTACTGGTAGATGTGAACAGGGAAAAGGCAGAGGCCGAGGTGCTGGATATTACCCACGGGATGCCCCTGGGCAGTACGGCGAACATCTATGCGGCGGGATACGAGGCCTGCGGCGATGCCGAGATTGCGATCATTACGGCGGGAGCGAAACAGCGCCCGGATGAGTCGCGGGTGCAGCTGATGGACCGCAATGTCGGGATTATGCGCTCAATGGTGGGGGATCTGATGGCCTCCGGCTTTGGCGGGGTAATCCTGGTAGTCACCAATCCCGTGGACGTACTGACCTTTGTGGCATATCGCGAAAGCGGGCTGCCGGCGCATCAGGTGATCGGCTCCGGGACGGTGATCGATTCGGCGCGGCTGCGCACCTTTCTGAGCCGCAGCTGCAGTATAAATCCCCAGAATGTACATGGCTATGTTATCGGGGAGCATGGAGACACCTCCTTTCCGGCCTGGTCGAATGTGACCTTTGGCGGGGTCGGGGTACAGGAGTTCTGCCAGGATTGTGATGCAGGCTGCGGGGACGATGAGCTGCGGCGGCAGGCGACCGAGTATGTACGACAGGCGGCCCAGACCATCATCAAGGCCAAGGGGTCGACCTACTACGCAGTGGCCCAGGCGGTCGCGATTATCACCCAGGCGGTGCTGCGGGATGAACGGCGGATCCTGCCGATAACCGCGGTAATGTCAGGTTTCGAGGATTTTCGGGAGGTTGCATTCAGCTATCCCCATTTCGTTGGCAAGAACGGGATTGCAACCGATGCCGGGATCAACGGACGCCTGCGGTACGAGCTTACGGCAGAGGAGCAGGAGCAGCTGCGAACCTCGATTCGCTACATCATCGGGAATACCGAACAGGCGGGATACTGA
- a CDS encoding energy-coupling factor transporter transmembrane component T family protein → MQLNMLDHIAKPGWLQGCSPVAKLGCGLVSVLLATVLWDPLVLGSGAAAALLLIWIGGRIAPYQLLPVLLVFAITAWSLILANNVFGSSAAQADARWNPGLILGLRIANFALWGVFFGYTTHPQDLAHSLMRNAGLSPAAGYGLMTAHRILPLVGNDLRWMQRSLRLRAGGRRLRHWPALARGVLFGALRRAERGAAAMEVRGFSLERWKTAGIRPEGGRSAGRPGRRDLLLCLLVTAVWAVAMTVSYRLGILRFWGADW, encoded by the coding sequence ATGCAGCTGAACATGCTTGATCACATAGCCAAACCCGGCTGGCTGCAGGGCTGCAGCCCGGTGGCAAAGCTGGGGTGCGGGCTGGTGTCGGTGCTGCTGGCAACCGTGCTGTGGGATCCGTTGGTACTGGGCAGTGGCGCGGCGGCGGCACTGCTGCTGATCTGGATCGGCGGCAGAATCGCGCCGTACCAGCTGCTGCCGGTGCTGCTTGTGTTTGCCATAACGGCCTGGAGTCTGATTCTGGCCAATAACGTATTCGGGTCGTCGGCGGCCCAGGCCGATGCCCGCTGGAATCCGGGGCTTATTCTGGGGCTGCGGATCGCCAACTTTGCATTGTGGGGGGTGTTCTTTGGCTATACCACCCATCCGCAGGACCTGGCGCACAGCCTGATGCGTAACGCCGGTTTGTCGCCGGCGGCAGGGTACGGTTTGATGACGGCCCACCGGATTCTGCCGCTGGTCGGGAACGATCTGCGCTGGATGCAGCGGTCGCTGCGACTGCGGGCTGGAGGTCGCCGGTTGCGGCACTGGCCGGCGCTGGCCAGGGGTGTGCTGTTCGGCGCGCTGCGGCGGGCCGAGCGGGGGGCCGCGGCGATGGAGGTGCGCGGGTTCTCGCTGGAGCGCTGGAAAACAGCCGGGATCCGGCCGGAAGGCGGTCGCAGCGCCGGCAGACCCGGCAGACGGGATCTGCTACTGTGTCTGCTGGTTACTGCTGTCTGGGCTGTGGCTATGACGGTGTCGTACCGCCTGGGGATCCTGCGCTTCTGGGGAGCCGACTGGTAG
- a CDS encoding ATP-binding cassette domain-containing protein, whose amino-acid sequence MLELQHAGLRWNSSRSWQFRGLQLKLQPGDRIILSGDNGSGKSSLLLYIAGLLQSGEDGCRLEGRLLYCGQDVTDLPASNRLDIGMVFQDPDSQFCTLTARDELQFSLDNLALPPQEVQQRLERCAEAWGLQSLIDRRIDQLSGGQKQLLALAAVMIQQPKILLLDEIASQLDPWQARMVWAGVERMLQDQPDTAMLCVDHSWNGPVCSATCRLRLQDGALHEVPGLAAASAGDGCPDTRLAGLRQQVAEAARELSGGGTDRSAVLAAEGISFGYRGGPLLWSDVHLQVAAGQVLAVLGGNGSGKSSLLLVLAGVLKPVAGRVHRPRHRLLVPQNPEHLFVHGRVAAEAAACSGRLRTSRRSGPEPQALLQRAGLAGHAQHSPFQLSHGQKRRLNLVVAERLQPELLLLDEPSQGQDPVYRDRIITDIRRHADRGAAVVIATHDWELAGRLADEVLVCS is encoded by the coding sequence ATGCTTGAACTGCAGCATGCCGGGCTGCGCTGGAACAGCAGCCGCAGCTGGCAGTTCCGCGGACTGCAGCTGAAGCTACAGCCGGGGGACCGGATTATTCTCTCCGGGGACAACGGCAGCGGCAAGAGCAGCCTGCTGTTGTACATTGCCGGGCTGCTGCAGTCCGGTGAGGACGGCTGCCGCCTGGAGGGGCGGCTGTTGTACTGCGGCCAGGATGTGACTGACCTGCCGGCTTCCAACCGTCTGGACATCGGGATGGTGTTTCAGGATCCGGACAGCCAGTTCTGCACCCTCACCGCCCGTGATGAGCTGCAGTTCAGTCTGGACAACCTGGCACTGCCGCCGCAGGAGGTGCAGCAGCGCCTGGAGCGCTGTGCAGAGGCGTGGGGACTGCAGAGCCTGATCGACAGGCGGATCGATCAGCTGTCCGGCGGGCAGAAGCAGCTGCTGGCGCTGGCTGCCGTCATGATTCAGCAGCCGAAGATACTGCTGCTGGATGAGATCGCCAGTCAGCTCGATCCATGGCAGGCACGCATGGTGTGGGCCGGGGTAGAACGCATGCTGCAGGATCAGCCGGATACCGCCATGCTGTGTGTGGATCATAGCTGGAACGGGCCGGTCTGCAGCGCAACCTGCAGGTTGCGCCTGCAGGACGGGGCCTTGCACGAGGTGCCGGGTCTGGCAGCTGCGAGTGCTGGAGATGGATGCCCGGATACCCGGCTGGCAGGGCTGCGACAGCAGGTTGCAGAGGCCGCGCGGGAATTGTCGGGGGGCGGTACAGACCGGTCGGCTGTGCTGGCGGCCGAGGGGATCAGTTTCGGGTACCGGGGCGGCCCGCTGTTGTGGAGCGATGTACACCTGCAGGTGGCGGCGGGCCAGGTGTTGGCGGTACTTGGCGGCAACGGCAGCGGTAAATCCAGCCTGCTGCTGGTGCTGGCGGGGGTGCTGAAGCCTGTCGCCGGACGGGTGCATCGACCGCGACACCGACTGCTGGTGCCGCAAAACCCCGAACATCTGTTTGTGCATGGCCGGGTGGCTGCCGAGGCAGCGGCATGCTCCGGTCGATTGAGAACCTCGAGGCGCAGCGGGCCCGAACCGCAGGCCTTGCTGCAGCGGGCAGGTCTGGCCGGTCATGCACAGCATTCCCCGTTTCAGCTGAGTCACGGGCAGAAGCGCCGGTTGAATCTGGTGGTGGCGGAGCGGCTGCAGCCGGAGCTGCTGCTGCTGGATGAGCCGAGCCAGGGGCAGGATCCGGTGTATCGCGACAGGATTATCACCGACATCCGGCGTCATGCCGACCGCGGTGCAGCGGTGGTGATAGCCACCCACGACTGGGAGCTGGCCGGCAGGCTGGCGGATGAGGTGCTGGTATGCAGCTGA
- a CDS encoding ECF transporter S component: MNTRKTWGLREILSLIVISAVFGLLYLGWVQVWMLLQGIIGPLAMDIVFGVWFSGAIFCALMFPHPGAAFYSAMVSVITQVFAGNPSGLVMLLTGLVQGSGSEVPFLAARYRSRSLVMSLLAGLVTAQFSFVYTWFRFSYWTLEPGYVAAMWGIRSLSGTVLGGGLAYGLFRMVQAARQQSPAESEQDA, translated from the coding sequence ATGAATACCAGAAAAACCTGGGGTCTGCGTGAAATTCTGAGTCTGATCGTGATCTCTGCCGTGTTCGGGCTGCTGTACCTGGGCTGGGTGCAGGTCTGGATGCTGCTGCAGGGGATCATCGGCCCGCTGGCGATGGATATTGTGTTCGGGGTCTGGTTCTCCGGGGCGATCTTCTGTGCGCTGATGTTTCCCCATCCCGGTGCTGCGTTTTATTCCGCCATGGTGAGCGTTATTACCCAGGTGTTTGCCGGGAATCCCAGCGGACTGGTGATGCTGCTGACGGGACTGGTGCAGGGCAGCGGATCCGAGGTGCCGTTTCTGGCTGCACGCTATCGCTCCCGCTCGCTGGTGATGAGTCTGCTGGCCGGGCTGGTAACCGCCCAGTTCAGCTTTGTGTACACCTGGTTCCGCTTTTCCTACTGGACGCTTGAGCCCGGCTATGTTGCAGCCATGTGGGGTATTCGCAGCCTGAGCGGAACAGTGCTTGGCGGCGGGCTTGCGTATGGGCTGTTCCGCATGGTACAGGCAGCCCGGCAGCAGTCGCCGGCAGAGTCAGAACAGGATGCTTGA
- a CDS encoding YkoF family thiamine/hydroxymethylpyrimidine-binding protein, translated as MLVGCQFALYPMESDFIPIILDAVAPLRERDDLRVESDDLSTYVAGPSLKVFQAVQEVYAAACDAGGHVVLSATWSRGCPGEPGDPICTPDGVDIQHEALPTLPGQSTGHIVASQCALYPLGNTGYMQEIMREVELFRQAADNPAADLEVQAKHFCTRLDGELSEVFHQLAMAFIRSGHTTRHVVLTATVSKGSPSASAPHNRRKSKEK; from the coding sequence ATGCTTGTAGGCTGTCAGTTCGCTCTCTATCCCATGGAGAGTGATTTCATTCCGATAATACTCGATGCCGTTGCCCCGCTCCGGGAGCGGGATGATCTGCGAGTGGAGAGCGACGATCTGAGCACCTATGTCGCCGGTCCCAGTCTAAAGGTCTTCCAGGCGGTGCAGGAGGTCTATGCGGCTGCCTGTGATGCCGGCGGGCATGTGGTGCTGTCGGCAACCTGGTCGCGGGGCTGCCCCGGGGAGCCAGGGGACCCGATCTGTACTCCCGACGGGGTGGATATTCAGCACGAGGCATTGCCAACCCTGCCGGGTCAGTCGACCGGGCACATCGTGGCATCGCAGTGCGCACTGTATCCGCTGGGAAACACCGGATATATGCAGGAGATCATGCGCGAGGTCGAGTTGTTCCGGCAAGCGGCAGACAATCCGGCGGCGGATCTGGAGGTGCAGGCGAAGCATTTCTGCACCCGGCTGGACGGGGAGCTGAGCGAGGTCTTCCACCAGCTGGCCATGGCCTTTATCCGCAGCGGTCACACCACCCGCCACGTAGTACTGACTGCTACCGTATCCAAGGGAAGCCCCAGTGCTTCTGCACCGCATAATCGAAGAAAATCAAAGGAGAAATAA
- a CDS encoding YbaN family protein, with protein MQDQDTQDTEPVNPAARAVLFCLGGLSLMVALAAVAVRGIPTTPFLLLAAWALSRSSPRLHAWMQRHPRLGPLLRDIREGRGISLRLKLWALAAAWVMLGSAALWGTDVLWLRILLISLAILKTLLVGVVLPTTNRT; from the coding sequence ATGCAGGATCAAGATACACAGGATACGGAGCCCGTGAATCCGGCAGCGCGGGCAGTCTTATTCTGTCTGGGCGGGCTCAGTCTGATGGTGGCGCTGGCTGCCGTGGCGGTGCGCGGGATTCCGACAACCCCGTTTCTGCTGCTGGCGGCCTGGGCGCTGTCGCGCAGCAGTCCGCGGCTGCATGCCTGGATGCAGCGGCACCCGCGCCTGGGGCCGTTGCTGCGGGATATCCGGGAGGGAAGGGGAATCTCGCTGCGGCTGAAGCTGTGGGCGCTGGCGGCGGCCTGGGTGATGCTGGGAAGCGCGGCCCTGTGGGGAACCGATGTTCTGTGGCTGCGTATTCTGCTGATCAGCCTGGCAATTCTCAAGACGCTGCTGGTGGGTGTGGTGCTGCCAACGACAAATCGCACTTGA